From Aliarcobacter butzleri, the proteins below share one genomic window:
- the rpmB gene encoding 50S ribosomal protein L28, whose protein sequence is MSRKCAISGKGPMVGNNVSHAKNRTRRRFLPNIRTVRVTLEDGTTTKLRISAKELRTLKKHS, encoded by the coding sequence ATGTCAAGAAAATGCGCAATTTCTGGAAAAGGACCAATGGTTGGTAACAACGTAAGTCATGCAAAGAACAGAACTAGAAGAAGATTTTTACCAAATATTAGAACAGTTAGAGTTACACTTGAAGATGGAACTACTACAAAACTAAGAATTTCTGCTAAAGAGTTAAGAACGCTTAAAAAACACTCATAA
- the rfaD gene encoding ADP-glyceromanno-heptose 6-epimerase encodes MKYTDINFNKKTILITGGAGFIGSSLAFYFQNNYPKSKIVVLDSFRSGETFSNGNLKSFGHFKNLLGFKGIVISGDINDKSVLKSLEKNYKFDYIFHQAAISDTTVQEQDLMIKTNVNAYEDLLKIAIKHKANMIYASSAATYGDSDRFEVGYEQPNNAYGFSKVMMDNVTYEYLKKDLDISIVGLKYFNVYGPREFFKNKTASMVVQFGHQILKGLTPKLFEGSDKILRDFIYIEDIIQANIKACTPKKSGVYNVGTANARSFEDIVNILQKELQINNGKEYIPNPYVGSYQFFTQANIETTTKYLGYEPKFSLEDGIKAYIPEILKLFKEEVK; translated from the coding sequence ATGAAATATACAGATATAAATTTTAATAAAAAAACGATACTAATTACTGGTGGAGCTGGTTTTATAGGCTCTAGTTTGGCTTTTTATTTTCAAAATAATTACCCAAAATCAAAAATTGTAGTTTTAGATAGTTTTAGAAGTGGTGAAACTTTTAGTAATGGAAATTTAAAAAGTTTTGGTCACTTTAAAAATCTTTTAGGTTTTAAAGGCATTGTTATAAGTGGTGATATAAACGATAAAAGTGTTTTAAAATCTTTAGAAAAAAATTATAAATTTGACTATATTTTTCATCAAGCTGCTATTTCAGATACAACTGTACAAGAGCAAGATTTAATGATAAAAACAAATGTAAATGCTTATGAAGATTTATTAAAAATTGCAATAAAGCATAAAGCAAATATGATTTATGCAAGTAGTGCAGCAACTTATGGAGATAGTGATAGATTTGAAGTTGGGTATGAACAGCCAAATAATGCTTACGGTTTTAGTAAAGTTATGATGGATAATGTGACTTATGAGTACTTAAAAAAAGATTTAGATATTTCAATAGTTGGATTAAAATATTTTAATGTTTATGGACCAAGAGAGTTTTTCAAAAATAAAACTGCATCAATGGTAGTTCAATTTGGACATCAAATACTAAAAGGACTTACTCCAAAACTTTTTGAAGGAAGTGACAAAATATTAAGAGACTTTATCTATATTGAAGATATTATTCAAGCAAATATAAAAGCTTGTACTCCTAAAAAATCTGGTGTTTATAATGTTGGAACAGCAAATGCTAGAAGTTTCGAAGATATAGTAAATATCTTGCAAAAAGAGTTACAAATAAATAATGGTAAAGAGTATATTCCAAATCCTTATGTTGGTTCTTACCAATTTTTCACACAAGCAAATATAGAAACTACAACGAAGTATTTAGGATATGAACCAAAATTTAGTTTAGAAGATGGAATAAAAGCATATATTCCTGAAATTTTAAAACTATTTAAAGAAGAAGTAAAATAG
- the gmhA gene encoding D-sedoheptulose 7-phosphate isomerase — MKSAIIKEFLAHQETIAKVIETMQEPLEKASKIAVETLKNGNKILLCGNGGSAADAQHFAAELTGRYKTERRGLPGIALTTDTSALTAIGNDYGYDRVFDRQVEALASKGDLLIGISTSGNSTNVINALKVARDLGCKTIGLTGRDGGKMNELCDINLVVPSNDTPRIQEMHILFEHTICQIIDNELSH; from the coding sequence ATGAAAAGTGCAATAATTAAAGAGTTTTTAGCACATCAAGAAACAATAGCAAAAGTTATAGAAACTATGCAAGAGCCTTTAGAAAAAGCTTCAAAAATTGCAGTTGAAACTTTAAAAAATGGAAATAAAATCTTACTTTGTGGTAATGGAGGAAGCGCAGCAGATGCACAACACTTTGCAGCAGAACTAACAGGGAGATATAAAACAGAAAGACGAGGATTACCAGGAATTGCTCTTACAACTGATACAAGCGCACTAACAGCTATTGGAAATGACTATGGATATGATAGAGTTTTTGATAGACAAGTTGAAGCTTTAGCTTCTAAAGGTGATTTACTTATTGGTATTTCTACTTCAGGAAATAGTACTAATGTAATAAATGCATTAAAAGTAGCAAGGGATTTGGGTTGTAAAACTATTGGTTTAACAGGACGTGACGGAGGAAAAATGAACGAACTTTGTGATATAAATTTAGTTGTTCCTTCAAATGATACTCCAAGAATACAAGAGATGCATATACTTTTTGAACACACAATTTGTCAAATTATTGATAATGAATTAAGCCATTAA
- the gmhB gene encoding D-glycero-beta-D-manno-heptose 1,7-bisphosphate 7-phosphatase, with protein sequence MYLDRDGVINKDFGYVYEIDKFEFINGVFEACKYFINLGYEIIVITNQSGIGRNYYTKEDFIKLTNWMKNEFKKNGINILNVYFCPHAPEENCNCRKPQIGMITQSLNDFDIDLQKSWLIGDKMSDIQTAISANIPNKILISKEKDDKVLHVVETLFDTINIIKQ encoded by the coding sequence ATTTATCTTGACAGAGATGGAGTTATAAATAAAGATTTTGGATATGTTTATGAAATTGATAAATTTGAGTTTATAAATGGAGTTTTTGAAGCTTGTAAATATTTTATAAATCTAGGATATGAAATTATCGTGATTACAAATCAATCTGGAATTGGAAGAAATTACTACACGAAAGAGGATTTTATAAAACTTACAAATTGGATGAAAAATGAGTTTAAAAAAAATGGCATTAATATTTTAAATGTCTATTTTTGTCCTCATGCTCCTGAAGAAAATTGTAATTGTAGAAAACCACAAATTGGTATGATTACACAATCATTAAACGATTTTGATATAGATTTACAAAAATCTTGGCTAATTGGAGATAAAATGAGTGATATTCAAACTGCAATTAGTGCAAATATTCCAAATAAAATATTAATTTCAAAAGAGAAAGATGATAAAGTTTTACATGTAGTTGAAACTTTATTTGATACAATAAACATAATAAAACAGTAA
- a CDS encoding potassium channel family protein, whose amino-acid sequence MSIFTKFKKTIGWEIKAAKPLYDLNPIIYSKLKPLRFPLIIIQLLMIIGTLAYVYFENYTVMQAIFQTAYTLTNTGFGALNESNFKNETIVFTTFLMYAGFASTMFAVGIVIDVFMNGNLRELLKERKMLYKIARLRRHFVICYHNEYTAQLARQFRENHIPFVVVDPSDNIEDIARENGYPYFVKEEPYKETAFLKAHLSSAKGAISLSKNISDNITLIASVRLYEKELGRLPFLIISNAETLNEKIRLKKLGADKVVATPSLMAKRVSAMAIRPDMENILDEFLYKIDTPIAMEEVFVKETSWVVGRELKDLRLRDTLKVSVIGITENNGRFIQMPKAETMINANSKLLLVGSQSGIVRAKRILTLNKQPEDI is encoded by the coding sequence ATGAGTATCTTCACTAAATTTAAAAAAACGATTGGCTGGGAAATAAAAGCAGCTAAACCCTTATATGATTTAAATCCAATTATTTATTCAAAGCTAAAACCTTTACGATTTCCTTTAATAATTATTCAATTATTGATGATAATTGGAACACTAGCTTACGTTTATTTTGAGAATTATACAGTTATGCAAGCTATTTTTCAGACTGCATATACTCTTACAAATACTGGATTTGGTGCTTTAAATGAATCAAATTTTAAAAATGAAACAATAGTATTTACCACATTTTTAATGTATGCTGGTTTTGCAAGTACAATGTTTGCAGTCGGTATTGTAATAGATGTTTTTATGAATGGTAATTTAAGAGAGCTATTAAAGGAGAGAAAAATGCTTTACAAAATAGCAAGATTAAGAAGACACTTTGTGATTTGTTATCACAATGAATACACAGCACAATTAGCAAGACAATTTAGAGAAAATCATATTCCTTTTGTTGTAGTTGATCCAAGTGATAATATTGAAGACATTGCTAGAGAAAATGGTTACCCTTATTTTGTAAAAGAAGAACCATATAAAGAGACAGCATTTTTAAAAGCTCACTTAAGTTCTGCAAAAGGTGCCATATCTTTATCAAAAAATATTTCGGATAATATTACGCTTATTGCTTCTGTTAGATTATATGAAAAAGAGTTAGGAAGATTACCTTTTTTAATAATTTCAAATGCAGAAACATTAAATGAAAAAATAAGATTAAAAAAACTTGGTGCTGATAAAGTTGTTGCAACTCCATCACTTATGGCAAAAAGAGTAAGTGCAATGGCAATTCGTCCAGATATGGAAAACATTCTTGATGAATTTTTATATAAAATTGATACTCCAATAGCAATGGAAGAGGTTTTTGTTAAAGAGACATCTTGGGTTGTTGGAAGAGAACTTAAAGATTTACGTTTAAGAGACACATTAAAGGTTTCAGTAATTGGAATAACAGAAAATAATGGACGATTTATTCAAATGCCAAAAGCTGAAACAATGATAAATGCAAATAGCAAACTTTTACTAGTTGGCTCACAAAGTGGAATAGTAAGAGCAAAAAGAATTTTAACTTTAAATAAACAACCAGAGGATATATAA
- the argJ gene encoding bifunctional glutamate N-acetyltransferase/amino-acid acetyltransferase ArgJ encodes MFTILPIKGFFDQIDGFYCDGIHAGLKPNGNNDLGFIYTKETCTVAAVFTENKFQAAPLKHFLQYGENFKTNFVLINSKNANALTGRKGIESINTLFSQLDFDLINPVMSSTGVIGNPLPIEKLVTGAKKFDLTAKNGENLSKAIMTTDAYPKTCMYEVKLEDGTSFKIGAVAKGAGMINPNLATMLCFICTDAAAPYEDIKEALNINKETTFNAISVDGDTSTNDTVMVLANGKSNAYDKEAFKEVLRLVMYDMAMLMVADGEGAKKVAAFEVINAKDDKQAEIAAKALSNSLLVKTALFGEDPNFGRIASTIGASKIDCDEEKLVISYNDVIVFNKGEICFDAATEAKAFEVLKKDKYKIICDIGLGDGKFTAYGCDLGYKYVEINADYRS; translated from the coding sequence ATGTTTACTATTTTACCAATTAAAGGGTTTTTTGATCAAATTGATGGGTTTTATTGTGATGGAATTCATGCAGGTCTTAAACCAAATGGAAATAATGATTTAGGATTTATTTATACAAAAGAGACTTGTACTGTTGCAGCGGTTTTTACTGAAAATAAGTTTCAAGCAGCACCTTTAAAACATTTTTTACAATATGGTGAAAATTTCAAAACAAATTTTGTTTTAATAAACTCAAAAAATGCAAATGCGCTTACTGGAAGAAAAGGAATAGAATCAATCAATACTTTGTTTTCTCAACTTGATTTTGATTTGATTAATCCAGTTATGAGTAGTACTGGAGTTATTGGAAATCCATTACCAATTGAAAAATTAGTAACTGGTGCTAAAAAGTTTGATTTAACAGCTAAAAATGGTGAAAACTTATCAAAAGCAATTATGACAACAGATGCATATCCTAAAACTTGTATGTATGAAGTGAAACTTGAAGATGGAACTTCATTTAAAATTGGAGCTGTTGCAAAAGGTGCAGGAATGATAAATCCAAACTTAGCAACAATGTTATGTTTTATTTGTACAGATGCAGCCGCTCCTTATGAAGATATAAAAGAGGCTTTAAATATAAATAAAGAGACAACTTTTAATGCTATTTCAGTTGATGGTGATACTTCTACAAATGATACAGTTATGGTTTTAGCAAATGGAAAATCAAATGCTTATGATAAAGAGGCTTTCAAAGAAGTTTTAAGACTTGTTATGTATGATATGGCAATGTTAATGGTTGCAGATGGTGAAGGCGCTAAAAAAGTGGCTGCATTTGAAGTTATAAATGCAAAAGATGATAAACAAGCTGAAATTGCTGCTAAAGCTTTATCAAATTCGCTTTTAGTAAAAACTGCACTTTTTGGAGAAGATCCAAATTTTGGAAGAATTGCATCAACTATTGGAGCTTCAAAAATTGATTGTGATGAAGAAAAACTTGTAATTTCATATAATGATGTTATTGTTTTTAATAAAGGTGAAATTTGTTTTGATGCAGCAACAGAAGCAAAAGCTTTTGAAGTTTTAAAAAAAGACAAATACAAAATTATTTGTGATATTGGTTTAGGTGATGGTAAATTCACAGCTTATGGATGTGATTTAGGTTATAAATATGTAGAAATAAATGCTGACTATAGAAGTTAA
- a CDS encoding glycosyltransferase, giving the protein MKTTISYKTTNILIEKLKKQENIEVINNKGFFKKLFNNKKYADVYFHSGSLDEKSIKNIKNSKITIVNSFSIKNKILEELKISSEKIEVIYPSININIENEDKIKIDFYKKFNINFDTKLIFFTAKNFKTSGIKEFLDICSNLNYSNFKIIIAGDKRQIGSLQFSLPKYKKLEEKIILIDDYKNFDELFLVSDIFLLPTHNKSFATNILKAMFCKCVVFLSIKNDAKEVIDVFASMSSPTDATIAFKIDAILLDEKELENIKEQNNKLAKECSIENNLKRFNEEISNI; this is encoded by the coding sequence ATGAAAACTACAATCTCATATAAAACAACAAATATTCTAATAGAAAAGCTAAAAAAACAAGAAAATATTGAAGTTATAAATAATAAAGGTTTTTTTAAAAAATTATTTAACAATAAAAAATATGCAGATGTATATTTTCATAGTGGTTCTTTAGATGAAAAATCAATCAAAAATATAAAAAATTCAAAAATCACAATAGTAAATTCATTTTCTATAAAAAATAAGATATTAGAAGAATTAAAAATTTCATCAGAAAAAATTGAAGTTATCTATCCTTCAATAAATATAAATATTGAAAATGAAGATAAAATAAAAATAGATTTTTATAAAAAATTCAATATTAATTTTGATACAAAACTTATATTTTTTACAGCAAAAAATTTTAAAACATCAGGAATTAAAGAGTTTTTAGATATTTGTTCAAATCTAAATTATTCAAATTTTAAAATAATAATTGCGGGTGATAAAAGACAAATAGGAAGTTTACAATTTTCACTTCCAAAATATAAAAAACTTGAAGAAAAAATTATACTTATTGATGATTATAAAAATTTTGATGAGTTGTTTTTAGTAAGTGATATATTTTTACTTCCAACTCATAATAAATCTTTTGCTACAAATATATTAAAAGCTATGTTTTGTAAATGTGTAGTTTTTTTAAGTATTAAAAATGATGCAAAAGAGGTGATTGATGTTTTTGCTTCAATGAGTAGTCCAACAGATGCAACTATTGCATTTAAGATTGATGCTATATTATTGGATGAAAAAGAGTTAGAAAATATTAAAGAACAAAATAACAAGCTAGCTAAAGAGTGTAGTATAGAAAATAATTTGAAAAGATTTAATGAAGAAATATCAAATATTTAA
- the rfaE1 gene encoding D-glycero-beta-D-manno-heptose-7-phosphate kinase has product MKMLSKKPNILVIGDLMIDHYLWGSCDRISPEAPVQVVNVKKESSVLGGAGNVINNLFTLGTTVDVISVIGDDNVANELKSLLEKIKISTSNLIVENNRKTSKKSRLIASQQQVLRYDMESIDDINEESHKKIISNLEKNIKKYSSIILSDYGKGVLTTKLTQDIINIANKNSVKVLVDPKGKDYSKYKGSYTLTPNKKEAQEATNIDIKDENSLINALKDLKEKCDLEVSLITLSEQGIAIFDENLTIKPTVAREVYDVTGAGDTVIASIAFALGNDLNINEAVSFANLAAGVVVGKLGSATTTLDEIYEYESSLHKSNSNSHIKTFEEIEKLAAKLHNLGKKIVFTNGCFDILHVGHVKYLEEARSYGDVLILGLNADSSVKKLKGESRPINNQDDRAYILASLESVDYVVIFEEETPYELIKLIKPHVLVKGGDYEGKDVVGQDIADELKLVKFVDGKSTTNTIKRIQENEKCNN; this is encoded by the coding sequence ATGAAAATGTTGAGTAAAAAACCAAATATTTTAGTAATTGGTGATTTGATGATAGATCACTATTTATGGGGAAGTTGTGATAGGATTTCTCCTGAAGCGCCAGTTCAAGTTGTAAATGTAAAAAAAGAGAGTTCTGTTTTAGGTGGAGCAGGAAATGTTATAAATAATCTTTTTACTCTTGGTACAACTGTTGATGTAATAAGTGTAATTGGAGATGATAATGTTGCAAATGAACTAAAAAGTTTATTAGAAAAAATCAAAATATCAACTTCAAATTTAATAGTTGAGAATAATAGAAAAACATCTAAAAAAAGCCGACTTATAGCTTCACAGCAACAAGTTTTAAGATATGATATGGAAAGTATTGATGATATAAATGAAGAAAGTCATAAAAAAATCATCTCAAATCTTGAAAAAAATATTAAAAAATATAGTTCAATTATACTTTCTGATTATGGAAAAGGTGTATTAACTACAAAATTAACACAAGATATTATAAATATTGCAAATAAAAATAGTGTAAAAGTTTTAGTTGATCCAAAAGGAAAAGATTATAGTAAATATAAAGGTTCATATACTCTTACTCCAAATAAAAAAGAGGCTCAAGAAGCTACAAATATAGATATAAAAGATGAAAATTCTTTAATAAATGCTTTAAAAGATTTAAAAGAAAAATGTGATTTAGAAGTATCTCTTATAACTTTAAGTGAACAAGGAATTGCTATTTTTGATGAAAATCTTACTATAAAACCAACTGTTGCTAGAGAAGTTTATGATGTAACAGGAGCTGGTGATACGGTAATTGCTTCAATTGCTTTTGCTTTAGGAAATGATTTAAATATAAATGAAGCTGTAAGTTTTGCAAATTTAGCAGCTGGTGTTGTTGTAGGGAAACTTGGAAGTGCAACAACGACTTTAGATGAAATTTACGAATACGAATCAAGTTTACACAAATCAAATTCAAACTCTCATATAAAAACTTTTGAAGAGATTGAAAAATTAGCAGCAAAACTTCATAATCTTGGTAAAAAAATAGTTTTCACAAATGGTTGTTTTGACATACTTCATGTAGGGCATGTAAAATACCTAGAAGAAGCAAGAAGTTATGGTGATGTTTTGATACTAGGTTTAAACGCTGATAGCAGTGTAAAAAAACTAAAAGGTGAATCAAGACCTATAAATAATCAAGATGATAGAGCATATATTTTAGCTTCACTTGAAAGTGTAGATTATGTAGTTATTTTTGAAGAAGAAACTCCTTATGAGTTAATTAAATTAATTAAACCACATGTTTTAGTAAAAGGTGGAGATTATGAAGGTAAGGATGTTGTTGGTCAAGATATAGCAGATGAATTAAAATTAGTAAAATTTGTAGATGGAAAAAGTACAACAAATACGATAAAAAGGATACAAGAAAATGAAAAGTGCAATAATTAA